In Phocoena phocoena chromosome 11, mPhoPho1.1, whole genome shotgun sequence, one DNA window encodes the following:
- the NOL12 gene encoding nucleolar protein 12, translated as MGRNKKKRRDGDGRRPRLILSFDEEKRREYLTGFHKRKVERKKAAIEEIKKRLKEEQKKLREERHQEYLKMLAEREEALEEADELDRLVTAKTEPVQYDHLNHTVTVTTISNLDFSAARLLGLPPPEQGAGHRSEEGASSVEKPTRALRRKSRDPLLSQRISSLTASLHAHRRKKVKRKHPSRAQDSTKKPPSATRTSKTQRRRLTGRARHSGE; from the exons ATGGGCCGCAACAAGAAGAAGAGGCGAGATGGCGACGGCCGGCGGCCGCGGCTCATTTTGAGCTTCGACGAGGAGAAGCGGCG GGAGTACCTGACAGGCTTCCACAAGCGGAAGGTGGAGCGGAAGAAGGCAGCCATTGAGGAGATCAAGAAGCGGCTCAAGGAGGAGCAGAAGAAGCTCCGGGAGGAG CGCCACCAGGAATACTTGAAGATGCTGGCCGAGAGAGAGGAGGCGCTGG AGGAGGCAGACGAACTGGATCGGCTGGTGACAGCAAAGACAGAGCCGGTGCAGTACGACCACCTCAACCACACGGTCACTGTGACCACCATCAGCAACCTGGACTTCTCAGCGGCCCGGCTGCTCGGACTGCCCCCGCCTGAG CAAGGGGCCGGGCACAGGTCTGAGGAGGGGGCGTCATCCGTGGAGAAGCCGACCAGAGCCTTACGCAGGAAGTCCAGAGACCCTCTGCTGTCCCAGCG GATCTCCTCTCTCACGGCCTCGCTGCACGCGCACAGGCGCAAGAAGGTCAAGAGGAAACATCCCAGCCGGGCCCAGGATTCCACCAAGAAGCCCCCAAGCGCCACTCGTACCAGTAAGACCCAGCGCCGCCGGCTAACAGGCCGAGCGCGGCACAGCGGGGAGTGA
- the LOC136131318 gene encoding TRIO and F-actin-binding protein-like, protein MEGLAGNAPCDHFEANVLAQRCCQNCFHPEEAHRARHQEPGSPPSAEAPYCDLPRRPAAPEDPLGASTSNCQSVVGSGLGPGPERGPSTGLPAEGLTATPRSQEPEAAPYLEGLASSLCGNFNESPDSGTSSSPDCEAPDDTSDSSSVDWDTVERQEEAPSGDKFTVMIPRKPQEGPRADSARRAPPLLTRSPVGGDTAGQRKEGSGGGNRSAGQHWAKLRGESGYFLERHRSALTPVSPATPQSGPRSATPQASSLHRSASTQLDTSRASSPPRIAQRDNPRTSSTQQDTPRTSSTQRNTPRASSPSRVAQRDNPRTSSTQQDTPRASSTQQNTPRASSPSRVAQRDNPRTSSTQQDTPKTSSTQRNTPRASSPSRVAQRDNPRTSSTQQDTPKTSSTQRNTPRASSPSRVAQRDNPRTSSTQQDTPRASSTQQNTPRASSPSRVAQRDNPRTSSTQRNNPQVSFTPRATQQDNSRASSTQQDSPQAPAPTCTPQRDNPRPSCIQQNTPRTSSTQRDNPKTSCAQRDNPKSSSSRRENPGSSSSQGCTQRDNPGPSSPHRSSQRNNPRNSSPHRTNKDIPWASFPLRPTQGDGPRTSSPSRSKQSEVPWASIALRPTQSDRPQTSSPIRPAQRDSPQRSSSPTQHNSPSRATSSSHPPGHHSASRTSSPLHPATRGAPQTSPEPSQPPCPVCIGHRDAPRASSPPRYLQHDPFPFFPDPHASESESPHHDPPYMPPAVCIGHRDAPRASSPPRHTQFDPFPFLPDTSDAENQSAQHEPPQFPPTVCIGHRDAPRASSPPRQAPEPSLLFQDLPRASTESLVPSTDSLHERLHIPSPVCIGHRDAPSFSSPPRQAPEPSLFFQDPTGTSMESLAPSTDSLRGSPVLPPQVCIGHRDAPRASSPPRHPPSDLALLAPSPPPGSSGGSRGSAPPGETRHNLEREEYTVLADLPPPRRLAQREPGPQCSNGGRTRSPGRAEVERLFGQERR, encoded by the exons ATGGAGGGGTTAGCTGGGAATGCCCCCTGTGACCACTTTGAAGCTAATGTGCTTGCCCAGAGATGCTGTCAAAACTGCTTCCACCCTGAGGAGGCCCACAGAGCAAGGCATCAG GAGCCCGGGAGCCCTCCAAGTGCTGAGGCGCCCTACTGCGACCTGCCGCGCCGCCCAGCCGCCCCTGAGGACCCGCTCGGTGCCTCGACCTCCAACTGCCAGTCTGTGGTGGGTTCGGGCCTTGGGCCAGGGCCTGAAAG GGGCCCATCAACAGGGCTCCCTGCAGAGGGCCTCACAGCCACCCCCAGGAGCCAGGAACCCGAGGCAGCACCCTACCTGGAGGGCCTGGCCTCCTCCCTCTGCGGCAACTTCAACGAGAGCCCTGACTCTGGTACCAGCTCCAGCCCTGACTGCGAAGCCCCTGATGATACCAGCGACTCGTCTTCCGTG GACTGGGACACTGTTGAGAGGCAAGAGGAGGCCCCCAGTGGGGACAAGTTCACCGTGATGATCCCACGGAAGCCACAGGAGGGGCCAAGGGCTGACAGTGCCCGAAGGGCTCCTCCTCTCCTCACCCGGTCCCCTGTAGGAGGAGACACTGCAGGCCAGAGAAAGGAGG GCTCTGGTGGTGGGAACCGAAGCGCCGGACAACACTGGGCGAAGCTCCGGGGAGAAAGTGGGTACTTCTTGGAGCGGCACCGGTCGGCGCTGACCCCGGTCTCTCCCGCGACACCACAGAGTGGTCCTCGAAGTGCCACCCCCCAGGCTTCCTCTCTCCATCGCTCTGCTTCCACACAACTCGATACCTCCCGAGCCTCCTCTCCCCCCCGAATTGCCCAACGGGACAACCCTAGAACCTCATCCACCCAGCAGGACACCCCCAGGACCTCTTCCACACAGCGGAACACCCCCAGAGCATCCTCTCCCTCAAGAGTTGCCCAACGGGATAACCCCAGAACCTCGTCCACCCAACAGGACACCCCTAGGGCCTCTTCCACGCAACAGAACACCCCCAGAGCATCCTCTCCCTCAAGAGTCGCCCAACGGGACAACCCCAGAACCTCGTCCACCCAACAGGACACCCCCAAGACCTCTTCCACACAGCGGAACACCCCCAGAGCATCCTCTCCCTCAAGAGTTGCCCAACGGGATAACCCCAGAACCTCGTCCACCCAACAGGACACCCCCAAGACCTCTTCCACACAGCGGAACACCCCCAGAGCATCCTCTCCCTCAAGAGTTGCCCAACGGGATAACCCCAGAACCTCGTCCACCCAACAGGACACCCCTAGGGCCTCTTCCACGCAACAGAACACCCCCAGAGCATCCTCTCCCTCAAGAGTCGCCCAACGGGACAACCCCAGAACCTCGTCCACCCAACGAAATAATCCTCAAGTTTCCTTTACCCCCAGAGCCACCCAACAAGACAACTCCAGAGCCTCTTCTACCCAACAGGACAGCCCTCAAGCTCCTGCCCCTACTTGTACTCCCCAGCGGGACAACCCCAGACCTTCTTGTATTCAACAGAACACTCCCAGAACCTCTTCTACCCAAAGGGACAACCCCAAAACCTCTTGTGCCCAACGGGACAATCCCAAATCCTCTTCCTCACGGCGGGAAAACCCAGGAAGCTCCTCCTCTCAGGGCTGCACCCAAAGGGACAATCCCGGACCTTCCTCTCCCCATCGTTCCTCTCAGCGGAACAATCCCAGGAATTCCTCTCCCCATCGTACTAACAAAGACATTCCATGGGCCTCCTTTCCCCTCCGGCCAACCCAGGGTGATGGCCCCCGAACCTCTTCCCCATCTCGCTCCAAGCAAAGTGAAGTTCCCTGGGCATCCATTGCCCTCCGGCCAACCCAAAGCGACAGGCCTCAGACCTCATCTCCCATCAGACCAGCTCAGCGTGACTCACCCCAGcgctcctccagccccacccagcacAACTCACCATCCCGGGccacttcctcctcccacccGCCAGGCCACCACAGTGCCTCCCGGACCTCCTCGCCTCTGCACCCTGCTACCCGCGGTGCACCCCAGACCTCTCCGgagccctcccagcccccctgCCCTGTGTGCATTGGGCACCGGGATGCCCCTCGAGCCTCCTCGCCTCCTCGCTATTTGCAGCAtgacccctttcccttcttcccagaCCCCCACGCATCTGAGAGTGAATCGCCCCACCATGACCCCCCCTATATGCCCCCAGCCGTATGCATTGGACACCGGGATGCCCCTCGGGCTTCCTCACCCCCCCGCCACACCCAATTTgacccctttcccttcctcccagaCACGTCAGATGCTGAGAACCAGTCCGCCCAGCACGAGCCTCCTCAGTTCCCCCCCACTGTGTGTATCGGGCACCGTGACGCACCCCGGGCCTCCTCCCCGCCGCGCCAAGCCCCAGAGCCCTCCCTCTTGTTCCAGGATCTCCCCAGGGCCAGCACCGAGAGCCTTGTCCCCTCCACAGACTCTCTGCACGAGCGCCTCCACATCCCCAGCCCTGTGTGCATTGGGCACCGTGATGCACCCTCCTTCTCGTCCCCGCCCCGCCAGGCCCCCGAGCCCTCCCTCTTCTTCCAGGACCCCACTGGGACTAGCATGGAGAGCCTGGCCCCCTCCACCGACTCTCTGCGTGGCTCCCCAGTGCTGCCCCCTCAAGTGTGCATAGGGCACCGGGATGCCCCTCGAGCCTCCTCTCCACCCCGCCACCCGCCCAGTGACTTAGCGCTCCTGGCACCCTCACCTCCGCCAGGCAGCTCGGGGGGCTCCCGGGGCTCGGCACCCCCGGGTGAGACCAGGCACAACTTGGAGAGGGAGGAATACACCGTGCTGGCCGACCTGCCCCCACCCAGGAGGCTGGCGCAGAGGGAGCCAGGGCCCCAGTGCAGCAACGGGGGCCGCACCCGCAGCCCTGGCCGCGCAGAGGTGGAGCGCCTCTTCGGGCAAGAGCGCAGGtga